The following proteins are encoded in a genomic region of Paenibacillus sp. FSL R7-0273:
- a CDS encoding helix-turn-helix transcriptional regulator, producing MSKSKRLLDLMMTVNRKRKFTVRELADEFGVSTRTILRDLQELGELGVPLYSEVGPHGGYQVLNERILPPIAFTEEEAVAIFFASHALRHYEYLPFKEESVSALHKFYHYMPGDVRDRIDDMKNRIDFVIPAREAEFPFLSVLLEAAIGQKVLLIGYESTGERSLRPVQPVGIYASNGLWYCPAYCFVRRGIRLFRCDRIDAVEEDSSGLTPLDLRRVHLENRHQFVAEEQPAERAEGMEPAQEAGERRGRVRLHVELTGRGVQACEGEIWSSYLLQVKPDGTGRLEGEVSERDLGYFARFLTGIGHEATIREPAGLIMELRRLLQELLEKYS from the coding sequence ATGTCTAAATCCAAACGGCTGCTCGACCTGATGATGACAGTCAACCGCAAGCGGAAATTTACCGTCAGAGAGCTGGCTGATGAGTTCGGCGTGTCCACCCGGACGATTCTCAGGGATCTGCAGGAGTTAGGCGAGCTTGGAGTGCCGCTGTATTCAGAGGTAGGGCCGCACGGGGGCTATCAGGTGCTGAACGAACGGATATTGCCGCCGATTGCTTTTACTGAGGAGGAGGCTGTGGCGATCTTTTTTGCCAGTCATGCCCTGCGCCACTATGAATATCTGCCCTTCAAGGAGGAGTCCGTTTCTGCATTGCACAAATTTTATCATTATATGCCCGGGGATGTGCGGGACCGGATCGATGATATGAAGAACAGGATTGATTTTGTGATTCCCGCGCGGGAAGCCGAATTTCCCTTCCTCTCGGTGCTGCTGGAGGCAGCCATAGGACAGAAGGTGCTGCTTATCGGCTATGAATCCACAGGGGAGCGCAGCCTGCGCCCGGTTCAGCCGGTCGGTATTTATGCGAGCAACGGGCTGTGGTATTGTCCGGCCTATTGCTTTGTGCGCCGCGGTATCCGGTTATTCCGCTGTGACCGGATCGATGCTGTAGAGGAAGACAGCTCAGGGCTCACACCGCTTGATCTGCGCCGGGTACACCTGGAGAACAGGCATCAATTCGTAGCGGAGGAACAACCGGCAGAGCGGGCGGAAGGAATGGAGCCAGCGCAGGAGGCGGGAGAGCGCCGAGGCCGGGTCCGGCTGCACGTGGAGCTGACAGGCAGGGGAGTGCAGGCCTGCGAAGGTGAAATATGGTCATCCTATCTGCTGCAGGTAAAGCCTGACGGCACCGGCCGGCTGGAGGGGGAGGTTTCAGAGCGTGATTTAGGCTACTTCGCCAGATTTCTCACCGGCATCGGCCATGAGGCAACCATCCGTGAGCCGGCCGGGCTGATAATGGAGCTGAGGCGCTTGCTTCAGGAGCTGCTGGAAAAATACAGCTGA
- a CDS encoding VOC family protein, with translation MNIEVNPFIMLEGTAREAITFYQESLGAKLLFIQTVGEGPTDQENAPLSDEDKARIAHSVLRIGDTTMFVADLEPGQTRQTGNGLNLCISTSDADTSGQLYNVLKEGGQVDIELGPAYFSPAYGMVTDRFGVTFQIFTKRQG, from the coding sequence ATGAATATAGAAGTAAATCCGTTTATAATGCTGGAAGGAACAGCACGTGAAGCCATTACATTTTATCAGGAGAGTCTTGGTGCGAAGCTGCTTTTTATACAGACTGTTGGGGAAGGTCCAACCGATCAAGAAAATGCCCCCCTATCCGATGAAGATAAGGCGCGTATCGCCCACTCTGTACTGCGCATCGGTGACACCACAATGTTCGTAGCCGATCTAGAGCCGGGGCAGACGAGACAGACCGGCAACGGGCTGAATCTCTGTATTTCCACAAGTGACGCGGATACATCCGGGCAGCTGTATAACGTACTGAAGGAAGGCGGACAGGTGGACATTGAATTGGGCCCGGCTTATTTCAGTCCTGCTTACGGTATGGTGACCGACAGGTTCGGCGTTACTTTTCAGATTTTTACCAAGCGGCAGGGGTGA
- a CDS encoding DNA-3-methyladenine glycosylase 2, translating to MNDLLFELPLPDCFDLSACLAYMHRSPLECLFRPDDTGVNRLFIVGGEKLLVRLTTAEEQPRRLQVTLLSGAVPGAEAKAWLVRYIVEWFDLDRDLAPFYELAGRDPLLQPLTVSERGLRIIGIPDLFEALCWAILGQQVNLAFAYRLKQRLTAEYGSSLEYEGHTYYHFPAPEVFLTVTQEELCSLQLTRNKARTLLEVAALIAAGGLSREELLALPSPEEAEARLLKLRGIGPWTSQYVRMRCLRDTTAYPVGDVGLQNVVKFLTGMDRKPTAAELLELALPWRGWEAYATFYLWRALY from the coding sequence ATGAACGATTTGCTTTTTGAGCTGCCGCTGCCGGACTGCTTTGACTTGAGTGCCTGTCTGGCCTATATGCACCGGTCGCCGCTGGAATGCCTGTTCCGCCCGGACGATACAGGGGTTAACCGGCTGTTTATTGTAGGGGGAGAGAAGCTTCTGGTCCGGCTGACAACGGCGGAGGAACAGCCTCGGCGTCTGCAGGTTACACTGCTGAGCGGGGCTGTTCCGGGAGCGGAGGCCAAAGCCTGGCTGGTCCGCTATATTGTGGAGTGGTTCGATCTGGACCGCGATCTGGCCCCGTTCTATGAGCTTGCGGGACGGGACCCGCTGCTGCAGCCGTTGACTGTCAGCGAGCGGGGCCTGCGGATCATCGGCATCCCGGATCTGTTCGAGGCCTTGTGCTGGGCCATTCTGGGCCAGCAGGTTAACCTGGCGTTCGCGTACAGGCTCAAGCAGCGGCTCACTGCCGAATACGGGAGCTCATTAGAATACGAAGGACATACGTATTATCATTTTCCCGCTCCTGAGGTTTTCCTGACGGTGACCCAGGAAGAGCTCTGCAGCCTGCAGCTGACCCGGAACAAAGCGCGGACTTTGCTGGAGGTCGCTGCCCTTATCGCCGCAGGCGGGCTTAGCCGGGAGGAGCTGCTGGCGCTGCCTTCTCCGGAGGAGGCGGAGGCACGGCTGCTTAAGCTCCGGGGTATCGGCCCCTGGACCTCGCAATATGTGCGGATGCGCTGCCTGCGCGATACAACTGCCTATCCGGTAGGCGATGTAGGGCTGCAAAACGTGGTCAAATTCCTGACCGGCATGGACCGCAAGCCTACAGCGGCAGAGCTGCTGGAGCTGGCGCTGCCTTGGAGGGGCTGGGAAGCCTACGCCACCTTTTATTTGTGGCGGGCGCTTTATTGA
- a CDS encoding alpha/beta fold hydrolase, with protein sequence MKTRKRVGWMRLIRNIILSAGAILLLVMSFNGLMTRYEHKKYPAWGRYVEVKGKTMHVYTKGTKGNTIVMLPGLGTAAPVLDFEPLINELSMDNKVVVAEPFGYGWSDFTDEERTVDNIVEELRSALRQAGIEGPYTLLSHSVSGIYSMYYATKYPEEVEAVAGIDVTLPQAVEYFGESVPRMPGYMSLIAPGGLARIAAYILPSEIVPIAESGTYSAKNLKLTQILTAWKAYNSNVVNEANEIEHNIRVTQEMAYPPDLPVIIFAAEADRSKIKADGKSNITFYESQLRNVHHHKLIALKGHHYLHWMHYKRISDEVNTFLRDSLEHTGSLSDK encoded by the coding sequence ATGAAAACGAGAAAAAGGGTTGGGTGGATGAGGCTCATCAGGAACATCATACTATCTGCTGGCGCAATTCTGCTGCTGGTAATGTCGTTTAACGGATTGATGACCCGGTATGAGCACAAAAAGTACCCGGCATGGGGCAGGTATGTTGAAGTGAAGGGTAAGACCATGCATGTGTACACTAAAGGGACGAAGGGCAATACCATTGTAATGTTACCCGGACTGGGGACGGCTGCACCTGTGCTTGATTTTGAGCCTTTGATTAACGAGCTGTCCATGGACAATAAAGTTGTAGTTGCTGAACCCTTCGGATATGGCTGGAGCGATTTTACCGATGAAGAGCGGACGGTGGACAATATAGTGGAGGAGCTGCGCAGCGCATTGCGGCAAGCGGGCATCGAGGGGCCGTATACCCTGCTGTCCCACTCGGTGTCCGGTATTTACAGCATGTACTATGCCACTAAATATCCGGAGGAAGTTGAAGCGGTTGCCGGGATCGATGTTACCCTGCCTCAGGCAGTGGAGTATTTCGGGGAATCTGTCCCGCGTATGCCAGGATATATGAGTCTGATTGCACCCGGTGGTCTGGCAAGAATCGCTGCGTATATCCTTCCGTCAGAGATCGTCCCGATTGCAGAAAGCGGCACTTATTCCGCCAAGAATCTAAAGCTGACCCAAATACTCACGGCCTGGAAGGCTTACAACAGCAATGTAGTCAATGAAGCCAATGAAATTGAACATAATATCCGTGTCACGCAGGAGATGGCTTATCCGCCCGATCTGCCTGTGATCATCTTTGCGGCAGAAGCAGATAGAAGCAAGATAAAGGCGGACGGCAAGTCCAATATCACCTTCTATGAATCACAGCTGAGGAATGTACATCACCATAAGCTGATTGCTTTGAAGGGGCATCATTATCTTCACTGGATGCACTATAAGAGAATTTCTGATGAGGTAAATACGTTTCTAAGAGATTCTCTGGAGCACACTGGTTCATTGAGCGACAAGTAA
- a CDS encoding RNA polymerase sigma factor, which translates to MENTELQRTVDEVLAGDTGKFESIVLAYQKPIALYCCHMLGSYTEAEDSAQEVFFKAYRSLDKYSPEVPFGAWLYKIAYNQCIDVLRKRKLGKALRLFYQDETQHRPVDQQIEAKYLDEKVQRAMAKLSAEERNLLILRSVEEMSYQDISLILQQNSARLRKKYERAAEKFRKYYANAKGEDRYAGLQRQGIERNPS; encoded by the coding sequence TTGGAAAATACAGAGCTGCAGCGGACGGTTGATGAGGTGCTGGCCGGGGATACCGGAAAATTTGAAAGCATCGTGCTTGCTTACCAGAAGCCGATTGCCCTCTACTGCTGCCACATGCTCGGGTCTTATACGGAGGCTGAGGACAGCGCGCAGGAGGTTTTTTTCAAAGCCTACCGCTCCCTGGACAAGTACAGCCCCGAAGTGCCGTTTGGAGCCTGGCTGTACAAAATCGCCTACAACCAGTGCATTGATGTGCTCCGCAAACGGAAGCTGGGCAAGGCGCTCAGGCTGTTTTATCAGGATGAGACGCAGCACAGGCCGGTAGACCAGCAGATTGAAGCGAAATATCTGGACGAAAAGGTGCAGCGCGCTATGGCCAAGCTGTCGGCAGAGGAACGCAACCTGCTTATCCTGCGTTCTGTTGAGGAGATGAGCTACCAGGATATCAGCCTGATTCTGCAGCAGAACAGCGCCCGGCTGCGGAAAAAGTACGAGCGCGCAGCAGAGAAGTTCCGCAAATACTATGCGAATGCGAAGGGAGAGGACCGCTATGCCGGTTTACAACGACAAGGAATTGAAAGAAATCCTTCTTAA